Genomic segment of Apium graveolens cultivar Ventura chromosome 7, ASM990537v1, whole genome shotgun sequence:
ttgggagttaagagtagcactagttgttcttgatgacTCATGGTATGATgtgggcttggtttaaatggtttaaagtggttgatgagtgatattgtcatatggttgtattgggattgattggtgatggtttggtgttgaattggtttggtaaaattttgggaaatcgcgtaaacatagccgtcgtaatgcccgatttaccgtagactgtttttgttcttaacatcaaaacccttgaactcactgttaggttttgaccattgccatttttagatagttcatgttacgagcttcgttttgatatgtggtacgcttgaatccgatatactgtttaggagaaacgaccgttttaagtaacggcgtttcgcgaccgaaccattacccctcgccttactttgaaacctttgttaaggaccttaaatgactaattggggtatgaaacatttatgtaaagtgtattaggcagttggtaaggtactcgcgaaagaatcgccttaaaacccttaatggttaatttattaaaaatggtggagccgagggtactcgagcgacttaagtgaatcgttaagcgcgaaagcgaacgttaggactctaaatggttaaagtctagtttcttaagcgaccggggtttaattccaacttatgttgttgttcataggttatcggacccactctaagcttaagtctatccgggagcactcagacaagttttctacccgttatactgttgttgtgatgtacatatgtatatgcattatcttgtgttagatgcatgatggttaattagcaaattcttgccatatattgtagcatatgatatggtatatatgcattcctgtttcgtattcttgatacatatatctgttgattcagttgataatacctatgctagagataagcggtaatttgcatatacccttagtataggggacccaaaggtgaacctttttctaaaaccgggagtcgatgctcccgagtataatatatatatatttatatatatatatatatgaatagtttttaaaactatgaatcaaataaggtttattcgataaccttattttattattgaatattattttgaatattcattcgagtgcttatgaccccgtttattttattgttgaatattattttgaatattcattcgagggcttatgactccgtttattttattaatgaatattattatttgaatattcattcgaggacttatgactctgattaactactaattattattctttattttattaaggaataatgtgtcgataatcaaactcacttttgattattcaaataaagatagtactttcgtataagtatatctttggttatttaatattcattgcaagtataagttttaaaacttctacttcaattatttttataaagattattctttatgaggatattatttaaataataatattcagatatttcctaatatatcggaactgatttattttagtaaatcagcatcactccaaacattcctaaaaatgttttgcgagtcttcaaaatgattttaaaagttagagcggatcccaaaactcattttatatttaagatcttcctttcaaaggggatttaaatactcgctcaaaacctgagggatccggctctgtggtgtgttttatattcgcaacgaggttgctattttgataaaagagtttttgattacttacccaatactcgggaagtaaaattcttggaacaagttaatccattaacaggcatcgcctgggaaatatcagtgagttttcctttccaactagatacgacttcttggtggagccgtatcaacaagtttctacttggggaaagggggaagagctttacgtttcagagtcatggatttcatctgaactaggagtggcgtaagtggtcgagtggcgccggcccagccttattatattggcccaaatggcctggaagttccgcaagatggtacattccttaggagtccagtgttcggttgacaagtaaatgCGACAGGTTCTCCtatacatgtagaaaatggtggggttgcactactacgactgatcatcgtaagtggtcttcctggcgcggtaaactcccgtaatgagttcatcatccaattggatatttctgcaacactacccagagcacttcgatagaaaggctatggttgggcgattgttgagtgttggcagggtcaagttttcaaaataatgtttgcatcaaatgaagtatctcgtaacttcattttattttgatgatattttaaagattgattctatacaagttttgtcttgtagcttaatatatgggatgaactatttatacattgaacggtggtagttcaagtagtattcggaaaagatataagtatattgaagtatcttgtaacttcatcttttaaacttatatctagtaaatgattatcttgtgcatgtcaaagattttcagaaaaacgttgagacaaggttagatatatgagatcaccttgcaacgatatttttatacagttataaactagaactctatgtatattatacatgtcagaggatttcaaagattgtgaaaagtatatgtatatatatactgaatattttgcgacttggtcgcgttaagatatcagcttggttcatttcttcttgaccaagactttcatgagtactatgagaatgctcatatattgttaattattatacatattattacagtgggcttgttgctcacccttgctttcttttttcatcacacaacatcagatagacaagatgaacaggaccaagctcccaattcgcgagcggataggaaacattctgcagttttctataggcgttgatgtcgctgtagctgaggtaggaactaccaataggctaggctttcaacttttgatgtaccagacttatgtatctttatcaattgtaataatggcaaagaaatgtaaatttattcagaaacccttttaaggtgtaatggcatataattttggaataaaatgactcgtgttatttttggatattcatctctgagactataacttgtggtgtgtgtgtttattgtggggtcacagtacagagtagttgattgtttattaagattgggtgttattaagggaaatggaactcgtgacaacccggatccctgaccccagaTTCGGGGGTGTTACACCAGTGCCGAGAGATTTTGGGTATGGTAGACCGTCGAGAGACAGGACCGTTAGTGGCACTACAGCTAGATCACTTCCTACTAGAGAGGGTCATGCAGATTTATAGAGGAGCCTCTCGAGAGTTGGAGGAGTTACAACATGAGGGAGTCCATACTTACTCAGAGTACCAACGTGCAGTGAGACTTATTGATGTGATACTACTGTCACTTCGTGAGGAGGTTGATCGAGCACTGCCAGGCTACTGAGGACATGACTAGACCGATAAACACTGGATGTATGATATGTATTATATGTTCATAGAGGCAGGAGTATATTGTAGTAGTGAGACTAGGTGTGTATATCTCACGATTTTGGTTTGTAGTCGGCAGTAGTAGTTGATAGTGTTTTGTTCAAGCACTCACACCTGATGCTGGTGTGCtagaaatatataaaataaacccTTTTATAAcctcttttcttttatttatttatttaaactcTAATTTCTGCATTATTTACATTTCTTTATTTAACCTGTAGTCCATTCCATATTTTTAAATTGTGTTTAACCTTGTGAAAGGACAAGCAAATTATTTGATAATGAGATTGTGTGGGGACAGGACtgttgaaaaaaaattatttatctaAATTCCCAAGAAAAGTTAAATTGTTTCTTTATTTATTGATTATCAACTATTTAGTGGATTATTAAATAAATTGCTTGTCTTATCATCAGAAAATGGCACATAAACGAAAGACGAGGTTAGAAACTTCCAATAATGATCCCGAAGAACAGAATAATCAAACCATGAACCAGATGCTAAATTTAATGCAACGACAAATGATCATGATGCAACAGAAAATGCAACAATTTCAACAACATATGTTGGATCAACAACAACCTCAAAATTCACCACAAATACCACAATCAGTTGTACCCACTGTTACCTTCAAACAGTTTCAGGCAGTAAAGCCACCAGAGTTTGAAGGTTCCGCATATCATACTACAGCCAGAACATGGTTAAAGGAAATTGAGAAAGCATTTGCATAAGTGAAAGTTGAGGCAGATCAAAAGactgaatttgcaagttactttctgaaaggtgaagctaattattggtgggagtcaaagAGGGCTCTAGAAGGTACGGAGATTGTGGCATGGGataggtttactgagttattttCAGAAAAGTATTTCCCACGCTATATGAAGAACCGGATAGAATTAAAGTTtctggaattgaagcaaggaaacCTGTCAGTGGCAGAGTATGAGGcaaagtttactgagttgtctagGTTTGTGCCAGAGCAGGTAGACATGGAAGAAAAGTGGGCGAAGACATTTCAGCAGGGGTTGAAGTCATGGATTCACACAGAGTAACAGTTTCTGAATTGACAACATATATGGTCGTCATTCAGAAGACTATGATAATTAAAGGAGAGAGTGAGATGTCCCAGaaagaaagaggacaaggaaatTTTTAGAGCCGTTTCAACAAGAAGCCGGGATTTTAGGCCCAGAAAATATAAACTTCAGAAGGTTAGACCAGGGAAACCAAAGatcaggtaatcatttccaagttAAAAATCAGCAGAGGATAGCAAGACCACCATTACCGGATTGTAAGACATGTGGCCGAAAGCATACAGGTGTCTGTAATAAGCCGAATGTTATATATTTCATATGCAAgcagaaggggcattattctaATGAGTGCCCAATAGGAAAGACAGATGTTACATGTTTCCAGTGTGGGAAGAAAGGACATATTTCCAGAGATCGTAAAGGACCGGCTATAGCTACAAATGTTCCGAGGATTATGGCCCCACCACCACCGCCACCACCGCAACAAAATCAGTCCAaggcaaggactttcaacatgacaatgaagaAGGAAGTGCAGAATCCAAGCGTAGTTACGGGTACTCTTTCTGTGAACTCCGTAAATGCAAAAGTaataattgattctggagctacaagatcttttatttctgaagaatttgtTGATAAGTTATGTTGTGAAGTTCAATGGTTGGGTGAAACATTAATTATAAAGTTAGCTAATGATGACCAAGTTCCCGTGGATCAAGTTTGTCTAAATTGTGTCATCAAAATAGCAGGACATCACTTCTCCgctgacttgatacctttcaagttaggagaatttgatgttatattaggaatgtATTGGTTAGGCGGTCATAATCCCCAAATTGGTTATGCGAATAAAAAGTTGAATCTATGAACCGCGGACGATGCAAGGGTAATAATTAGAGGTGAGAAATGGAAGACGAAATTCCTCACGATGATGCGGACTAAGCGATTGTTACGTCAAGGATGTAAAGCTTATCTAGCCTATGTGTTAGAAGTTAACAAAAAAGGTCCGAGAATTGATGATATTCcggttgtatgtgaatttccagacgtatttcctgATGAACTTACAGGGTTACCTCTGGATCGTGAAATTGAGTTTACTAGGGATCTAGCACCGGATACtgaaccagtttcaaaagcaccatatcgaatggcaccagttgaaatgaaggagttggctacacaattacaagatcttTTAGATAGAGGGATAATAAGACTTAGTATATCCCCATGGGGTGTACCGGTACtgtttgttaagaagaaggacggtagcatgagattgtgcatcgactatcgcGAGATGAACAAATTGACCATTAAGAATAGATATCCTTTATcgaggattgatgatttgtttgatcaacggAAAGAAGCAGCATGGTTCTcgaagattgacttaagatcaggttatcatcaactaaagattaaggcAGGGGATATTCCTAAAACTGTATTTCGTACCAGGTCACTATGAGTCTTAGTAATGGCATTCAGATTGACTAATGCATCAGCGGaattcatggatctaatgaatagagtttttaaaaaatacttggataaatttatgattgtgtttatcgatgacATCTTAATCTATTCGAAGACTGAAGATGCAGAGCATTTAAGAATTGCTTTGGAAATCTTGAGAAATGAACGACTTTACGTGAATTTTTTTAAATGCAAGTTCTGGCTAAGAGAAATACAATTTCTAGGCCATGTaatcagtattgaaggaattaAAGTTGATCCTGCAAAGAGTGAAGCTATTTTGAATTAGGAAAGACCGAAGAAGCCTtcggaagtcagaagtttcatgggattagcTGGTTACTATCGAAGATTCGTTAAGGATTTTACGAAGATAGCCACGCCATTAACGAATTTGACTCGAAAGAACGAAAATTTTACATGTaatgaaaaatgtgaggaaagctttcaagaattgGTAACGTGAAGAGTTGAGCAATATACAGATGGAGACattgtcataccagctcattatgctccaaaagatcctgtAGAGTATTCTgatcctgaaaaggagaaagtttccctggatagtagcttgcaaatgatattgattgagtcacttgacaatgtgatgtacaacaatattatcaactgtgatactgccaagcagatatgggaaaagattgagatactatgtgaaggaactgaggagattagatctaatcaaagaaggatattgatttcacagtatgagggtttcatggctaagcctaaggaaagcattactgatgtgtttgaaagattcaacaaactgataaatgacttgcagattcatgacaaatactatgaagctgaagatttgaatctaaagttcttgcttactctccctgaccatttggaacagaaaatctcagcaatcagtgaaggaagagacttgagcagaataactctggaagttctatatgggattctcaaaacatatgaactaaaGATGATTTAAAGGAAATCACTGaggtctggtcaaggacatgttgtggatggctcaagtgctttaattgttaaTGAAAGCCACTCATTCAATAATGAACTAAGATCCCAAACTTCAGTTATGACAACTCTCCTCTCCTAATAAAAATTTCATCCTTGAAATTAGATACCTGTATTGTTGAATAAGTAGGGATATTGACGTCTCATGCTTTCCTCTATTTCCCACGTTGCTTCCTCTCGAGAATGATTCCTCCATAATACCTTAACTAGTGGTATCTCTCTATTCCTTAATTGTTTGATCTTTTGACCCGTAATTTCTACTAGTTTTTCTACATATCTTGCATTTTCATAGATCTCTATCTCTGGATCTTTTAAAATATGTGTGGGATCAGAACAATACCTCCTTAGCATACTAACATGGAAAACATTATGAATCTGAGAAAGCTCTAAAGGTAATGCTAGCTTATAAGCTAAGGGTCCTACTCTCTCAATAATTTCATACGGCCCCATATACCGCGGACTTAACTTTCCTTTGTTGCCGAATCTCATCACCCCTTTCCAAGGAGATACTTTTAAGAACACCTTTTCACCCACCTGATACTCCATTTCTTGTCTGTGTTGATCAGCATAACTCTTTTGACGATCCTAAACTGCCTTCAACTTATCCTTCTCGATGTTAACCTTATCAAGTGTATTTTGAACAATGTCAGGTCCCTCCAAGATTGTCGTACCTTCTTTATCCTAATACAATGGACTTCTGCACTTTCTTCCGTATAATTCTTCATAAGGTGCCATGCCAATACTACTATGAAACTGATTATTGTATGCAAATTCCATTAAAGCGATATATTCATCCCATGAACCTCTAAATTCAAGTATACAGGCTCTCAACATACCTTCCAAAGTTTGGATTGTCCTTTCTGATTGACCATCAGTTTGAGGATGAAATGATGTACTGAAATTTAACCGAGTACCCAAGGCATgttgaaaacttttccaaaatcgtGATGTAAATCTAGGATCCCTGTCAGAAATAATTGATAAAGGTACCCCGTGTAGTCTCACAATCTCATTGACATACCTCTTTGCTAGATGATTAAGTGTGCAACCCTAACGAATAGGTAGAAAATGATCCAACTTTGTCAAACAATCAAcaataacccatatagcatcattTCCCTTCTGATTCTTAGGTAAACCCATTACAAAATCAATAGTAATtcgttcccatttccattcaggaatTGATAAAGGATGCAACTTACCAGCTAGAGCTTGATGTTCTATTTTCACCTGTTGACATGTTAAACACTTTGCTGTGAATTCTGCTACTTCTTTTTTTATTCCAGGCCACCAATAATGAGGTTTCATAGTCTGATACATTTTGGTTGTTCCAGGATGCATAGCGTATGGTGCATTATGAGCTTCATCCAAAATTTCTCGACGTAGATCATCAGCATCAGGAACACAAATTCTCTCACCACACATAAGGCAATCGTCTTTCAATCTAAAGTTGGTATCTTTTCCTTGCTTCACATTCTCGATAATATCTGCCAATTTTGGATCACGTGGTTGTGCTTCTTGTATCCTCTCTTTCAACACTGGTCGTATTTTTAATGTAGCAAGCAACACTCCAATACTCTCAATATCTAAACTTACATTCATTGCCCTCAATTCAATCAAGGATGGTAGGGAAGATACCTGAAGACTTGACAAACTGCTATTACTTTTTCTGCTCAATGCATTTGCCACTGtgtttgcttttcctggatggtACTCAATGGTGCAATCATAATCTTTTAAAAGTTCGACCCACCGCCTTTGTCTCATATTTAAATCCTTCTGACTCATTaaatacttcaaactcttatgatcaGTAAAAATCTGAAATGTTTCaccatataagtagtgcctccaaatttttaaagcaaataccaCTGCTGTTAACTCTAAATCATGAACCGGATATGAAATTTCATGTGGCCTTAGTTGTCTTGAAGTATATGAAATAACCCTTCCATGCTGTAaaagaacacatcctaatccttaGTGAGATGCATCACTATAAATAACAAAACCTCATTGACCTGATGGAGTAGCCAAAATAGGAGCCGAGGTCAATCGATGCTTCAATTCCTCAAAACTTTGTTGTGCTGCTTCATTCCATTGAAAAGGCACATTCTTTCGAAGTAACTTAGTCACTGGTCCTGCAATCTTCGAAAATCCTTCTACAAAATGTCTATAATAACCAGCCATACCcagaaaacttcttacttctgtgaCACTTTTTGGTGCCTCCCAATTAAGTACCGCCTCTATTTTCTTTGGATCAACTTCTATCCCTCTGCTAGAAATAAAATGTCCTAGAAATACCATATGgtttaaccagaattcacatttgctcaacttggcatataattgttTCTCTTTTAAGGTTTGCAAAACCGTCCTCAAGTGTTGTTCATGATCTTGTGCACTTTTGGAGTAAATAAGTATGTCGTCAATGAATACTATAACAAATCTATCAAGAAAAGATAGGAATACCTTATTCATCAGCTCCATAAATACAGCTGGTGCATTAGTTAATCCAAAAGGCATAACTAGAAATTCAAATTGACCGTATCGTGTGCAAaaagcagtcttgggaatatcttcctttgcaatctttaactgatggtaacctgatctcaagtcaatctttgagaaaacACATGCACCTTGTAATTTATCAAACAAATTATCAACTCttggtaatggatacttgttctttacTGTGACCTGATTCAGCTtccgatagtctatacataatctcatggtaccatctttctttttaacaaataataagGGCGCACCCCAAGGTGAAACACTTGGACGAATATAACCTTTCTCTAGTAACTCTATAAATTGTTTCTTTAACTCTTTCAATTCTAccggtgccattcgatatggagaaTTGGAAATTGGTGTTGTACTTGGAAGAAGCTCAATAGAAAATTCTATATCTCTATCCAGTGGCATTCCTGGCAATTCTTCTGGAAATACCTCTAAAAATTCCTTAACCACGGGAATATCTTCAAATTTACTTGTAGTGGCATTATTATCAACTGCATGTGCTAAATAAGCATCACAACCATTCCTAATCATCTTAAAAGCTTTCAAAGCAGAAACTAAACAACTTGGTATCATTTGACGATCACCACAAAATAATACTCTATTCTGACCAGGAGAATCAATCACAACTTCCTTGGTATAACAATCAACCTTTGCACGATgtttagataaccaatccatacctaataTTATATCAAACTCACGAAATGATAAGACTATCAAATCTGCATGTAACTTTGCCTCGCTTATCTGAATAAAACCATCTCTATATATTCTATCTACAACTACTACCTCACCCAGTGGAGTGTAAACATTCACTTTATAATCTAATGTGTCAGGATTCTTGTGCATATGTGATGTCATTTTAGATGATATGAATGAATGTGTAGATCCAGGATCAATAAGAACACACACTTCTAAGTTATTGAAAAGAACTTTACCAGTGATTACTTCAGGTGCTGTTGCGGCTTCATCTCTGGTTAACACAAAAACTCGTGCATGTATAGGTGCCCTAGAGCTCTGTGCTTTAGACTGGCCAATACCACCACCAGCGTTAGTAACTTTTCCTCAACCTCTACCAAAAGATGTTCTTGTTCCTCTGTTCTGAACAGTTGTCTCTGATACAGCTTGCCCACTGTTTACTCTTCTGGGACATTCTCTCACAAAATGTCCTTGTTCACCACAAAAATAGCATCCTCCAGAAATTCTTCAACATTCCCCAAGATGTTGTCTATTACAGTGCGGACATGTGGTTTTTGTTTGCATTGTTGCTGGTTGATTTCTATTAGCATTCTCTGAAAAATAGGACCTTCCACCCCTAGATACGAAAGTACTTCCTCTTGTAAATGATTGTGCGGGTGAACTAAAATTCTGACGTTTGCCTGGTCTTCCACCAAATCCACCAGGAAATCCGGATCCTTCTCTTTTGGGCCTTTGAAAGAAAGTTGGTTTTTTCTTGATTAAACGTTCAGCCCTAATGGCGGCAGCTCGCAAGTCAGTGTAACTACGAAGATCTCCAGGAGTAATCTTGCTTCGAATATCATATTTGAGACCTTCTTCAAAATGCCTACATCGATCCCTTTCAGTTGAGACCATAGCCATTGCATAATGGGATAATTGTGTAAACTTTACCTCATATTCAGCCACACTCATAATCCCTTGTTTCAAGTCAAAAACTCCCTTTGCTTTTCATCCCTTTATATCTCAGGCATATACTTGTCTTTGAACTCACGTAGAAAATCATCCCAAGTCAATATTGGTGGTTGTACAGCTGAGTCCGGAACGGTCTCCCACCAATCATATGCATCTTCTTGCAGCAATGACACTGCATAATCAAACTTCTCCTCTAGAGCACAACGCATCATAATGAATACCCTTTCAGTTCTTTTCAACCATTTTTCTGCTTCAGCGGGATCTACAGTGCCATAGAAGTCAATTGCCCCTAACTTCCTAAGTTCTTTATAGTCACGTTTTATATGTTCATCTCCAGGAACAATCCTAGATCATTCCACTTCCTGTTCTATATCTACATTTTGTGCATGCAAGTGTACTTGTGGAGCATGTGATCCACTTCTAGACTGTTGGCCAGCTACTCCTCCACTCCCTTGTGCAATAGGAACATGAATATCTTGATTCATATCCATAGACCTATAAATATATGCATATAGGTTAAAACTATATAAAATAACTTATCATATGCACATGAATCAATATATGTCCTAAGAATCATATCCCTGCTCTGATTCCAACTAAATATGACATTAGTTGCCTCAaaaagtgagcaaagaacaaatgattcacaggagcaagtcatattagagttggaaaaggatgagttttacactcttgaagaactggatgagctagatcagtctatggcctatctagcaagaaaattctctaacattagagtaaagaagccaaggtacttcaggaataaaggacaatccttcaacaaagacaacagctggaaagagaaagggaagtacaattctgacagcaagagtggttacaaaactggatctgttgacagatctaatataaggtgcttaaattatgatgaactaggccactttacTACAGAATGCaagaaacccaagaaggcaaagaaagacaaagttgatcttgaactggaagcaaagtatgaagctcttctgaaaaaactgttggattttaaacgcaacgggggcatggcaaaacacttttacacatacaaaatccaaataaaagcatataaatcatgaataaaaattcgagggatcgaatctaacctttaaaaataattcggagacaatgatcagagatccttagcagttgctcctcaagtgtgaagcactccaccggtatccaccaagaaaacgatgttaaggaggaggaaggaggtggagagaattgggttttccaaattttttgggttttgtgtttcgaggttggaataaaattagggtctataatagtgtatttataggcaaaattttcagctgaaattttcccataaatattattattattatcccatttattattctcattaataattaaaacaccttttaatcattaatcctttttctaaacactttataaataattctctctctcgatttaatttccaaaaattaaatcctttaattaataatattaagaacttttcttaattaatttataatcaattaaatctcatttaatcaattattaaatttgccaattaattatttatttcataaataaataattattagccattattaattaattcctccaccattaaatcattctctttttatggtgtgaccctgtaggttcaatattaagccggtagtagaaataaataataataaaactat
This window contains:
- the LOC141674053 gene encoding uncharacterized protein LOC141674053, yielding MKNRIELKFLELKQGNLSVAEYEAKFTELSRFVPEQQKGHYSNECPIGKTDVTCFQCGKKGHISRDRKGPAIATNVPRIMAPPPPPPPQQNQSKARTFNMTMKKEVQNPSVVTGTLSVNSVNAKVIIDSGATRSFISEEFVDKLCCEVQWLGETLIIKLANDDQVPVDQTEDAEHLRIALEILRNERLYVNFFKCKFWLREIQFLGHVISIEGIKVDPAKSEAILN
- the LOC141674054 gene encoding uncharacterized protein LOC141674054 produces the protein MAMVSTERDRCRHFEEGLKYDIRSKITPGDLRSYTDLRAAAIRAERLIKKKPTFFQRPKREGSGFPGGFGGRPGKRQNFSSPAQSFTRGSTFVSRGGRISGGCYFCGEQGHFVRECPRRVNSGQASKAQSSRAPIHARVFVLTRDEAATAPEVITGKVLFNNLEVCVLIDPGSTHSFISSKMTSHMHKNPDTLDYKVNVYTPLGEVVVVDRIYRDGFIQISEAKLHADLIVLSFREFDIILGMDWLSKHRAKVDCYTKEVVIDSPGQNRVLFCGDRQMIPSCLVSALKAFKMIRNGCDAYLAHAVDNNATTSKFEDIPVVKEFLEVFPEELPGMPLDRDIEFSIELLPSTTPISNSPYRMAPVELKELKKQFIELLEKGYIRPSVSPWVMPFGLTNAPAVFMELMNKVFLSFLDRFVIVFIDDILIYSKSAQDHEQHLRTVLQTLKEKQLYAKLSKCEFWLNHMVFLGHFISSRGIEVDPKKIEAVLNWEAPKSVTEVRSFLGMAGYYRHFVEGFSKIAGPVTKLLRKNVPFQWNEAAQQSFEELKHRLTSAPILATPSGQ